Proteins encoded in a region of the Diabrotica virgifera virgifera chromosome 4, PGI_DIABVI_V3a genome:
- the LOC126882961 gene encoding venom peptide SjAPI-like: protein MKFFLVFLLVAVMAHSSLQKAALFPTCDGENEVQGCEPCCPELEVSCQKKVPGTCPSPICLAICKLKCVCAQGYLRDQVSGKCVKDC from the exons ATGAAATTCTTTCTGGTATTCCTTTTAGTTGCTGTAATGGCTCATAGTTCATTGCAAAAAG cTGCATTATTCCCGACGTGTGATGGGGAAAATGAGGTACAAGGATGTGAACCATGTTGCCCTGAGCTAGAAGTAAGCTGTCAAAAGAAAGTGCCAGGTACATGCCCAAGCCCAATTTGTTTAGCCATTTGCAAACTGAAATGCGTTTGTGCTCAAGGATATCTCCGGGACCAGGTATCTGGAAAATGTGTGAAGGATTGTTAA